TAAGTGGCGGGTCGCTTCCGTCAATGAGCAAACCTTACCTTGCAGATTGACTTTCTTTTCATCTGCAACGGTTACTTGTAGTTGTCCATTTTTGGCAATCAGTACCGAACCTGCGGGTATGCCTAATTCGTAAAAATTCATGTGGGGGCGATGATGGCGTTTAAAGGTTTGGGCTGAGTGTTTGTCAGCCGCTGCTATTTCTGCTTCCATTTGTTGTTCAAACTGTGTGGTGATGTCATCTACCCGCAGTAGTTTTAATATGGCAATGGCTTGGTCAGGTTCGATTTCAAAAAACTCACGATTGGGATTGACGCGGTTTTTCTTAAAGGCAGTGTGTAGGGCTTTTTCTACTTCGGCTGCGTTTTTCACCTGACAGGCAAACGCGCATTCAAAGGGAAACGGAACGCCTGTGCTGTAGAGTTGGCGTAGGCGTGCATTCACTTCGAGTTGGGTGGTTTTGCCGATTTTGACCAAGTTGGGAATGGCGGGGTTGGTCAGGACGTAGACGATTTGGGAGCTGTTATCTGTCATAGTGTTTCGTCCTGTAAGAACGGTTGAAGGTAAGCTAGCGCGGCGGCTTCTGAATCTTCAATCGCAATTTCGACCGCACGTTTGGCAGCTTCGAGTAGTAACTTAGATTTTTTTGTATAGATAATAGACTGATGAATAACCTCAGATATTTCCTGTTGATGTTCTAATAAAATATTGGGAACTTGTAAATTAAGCAGTTCTTTTTCGTCAAAGCGTGGATGATTTGAACCATCTTGTGACCATTTAAAAATAATTTGTGGCAAAATAGAACGAAGATAAACCATTAATGTCGCCACATTCATTTTTCCTATTGGTTTAAGTACTATAAATTCCGTTGAGGCAACCATTGGTACATGGCAATCGTGTAAAACCAAAGCAATTTCTTTTAAATATGAACGCAAACGAGAAACAATAATTTGACCTTCGGAGAGTACTTTTTTTGTGCTTGAAATAGATTCTGGATAAACCAATTCTTTATCAGCATCTAAAAAAGGCGATAATGCGTCGGTTAAATCATAGTTTTGTACTACTTGAGTTTTAATTGCAGTCTCAGGTTGCCATAATTCCCGAACAGACTCGAACATATCCTTGACTTTTCCACACTCTAGCTGGTTTAGCAAGTATACTGCACTCGCTTTCTCAGGGTGGAAATACTCAGCATCCAAACGCCCGGCCGCAAAAACCTCTGACGATTTACGTTCATAACTTAAAGCAGGTGTAGGTTGCCAGTTTTCTAAGCTTAGGGTTTTTAGTAGAATTTGCTCGGCTTGTTGTTGCTGTATCACTGATTGCCTTTGCAACTTGAAAATATTATCAAAGATTTCTTCTAATGCAGATAGCATATTTTCAGATAGATGTGGTACAGGTAGTGAATAGAGATCATCTTTTGCAATATAACTTACTAATAAATTCGTTTTAAGACGATTTTTAAGTGCCTGTCCATATTTGGATGTTAAGTATGGAATTAATAAAAAACGATGTTTAGGATTTTTGGTATTTAACTTAAAGCATGTTCCCGTTACAAGTGTTTTTTCAGGAAAGTCATCAGGAACAAAGGCAATCTTTTCAGCTTTCCCTTTAACTTCTATAAGAATTTCTCCATGCTGAATACGACCCTTAGGATAGCGCTCCCAATCATTTTGATGAACACAAATCATTGACTCTTTATTTATAAAAGGAGTATTAATATCTGCTGATTGTAGAAAAAAGGGGTAATCGTTTAATATGCCTTGGCTTTGCTCTATAGCTTCTGTAGTTTCATAAACAACTCGATACCCATCTTTAACAAGACTTCCTAAGGTCGGACTCGATTCTAATTTTTTTTGAGCTAAAATCGCAGTTTTATTAAAATACTCTGGGTCTATACGTTTTGTAAAAGTACCTGAATTTACTTTACTTAATTTTATTTCTGTCGCCTCTAGCCCCTCCATCAATGCCTTATATTTGGCTTCATTGAAGGGGCTATTTAAAAAAAACTTAAGCCCTCTTTTTTAGCAAACTCAATAAACGCTTCCGCAATACCATCTTGAGTTAATCCCTCGTGATTAAATAAATCATGTTCAACCACCCAATGCCCATGATCATCACGTAATAATTCTTTACGTTCTATAGGTGTCGTCAAATTAATGGCATTTTGTAACATTAGCGCCAATTGTTTAGAATCATATTGACTTTTTAGTTGCTCCAAATTCATCGTGCCAAATTCTAATGATTGATAAACCGTTGCACGATCTAGCGAGCCATATTTTTCAAAAAAAGCAGGACGTGAATAAGTGACGGACTCATATTCACCCGCAGCATTCAGCTCAGCCTGCAAAATATACTCACGCGCAACCAGATTTTTTTCACCACTATTGTCTTTGGAGGCAACTTGTTGTGTCGCAAAAAAGATAGGGTAATCATCAACTCTAGGACACAATGCACCTTGTGTTGGGTCGTCATTCCATTTCTGCACAAACAACACACTGGTTTTCGTTCCCGTATGGGGTTTGAAGGTATTAGGATGTAAACCAACGACTGCTAAAATCCGACAACGTTCAGCAATAAACTCCCTCACTCGTTTATCACTTGCATTATTAAAACGCCCCTGTGGCAAAACGACTGCCATGCGTCCACCAGGTTTAAGAAAGTCCAGATTCCGTTCAATAAATAATAAATCGCGTCCGACTTTGCTTTCTAATGCACCTAAGTTACCGTTTTTATCCAGCTTATGACCTAACTCATAATGAGTGAGCATATCGCCCCGATTATTAATATCACCAGCAAACGGCGGATTTGCCATTAGTACATCAAAATTAAAATTGCGAAAGCTCTTTTTATCAGTTTGTAAATTGCGAAACTTTTTCCA
This DNA window, taken from Candidatus Thiocaldithrix dubininis, encodes the following:
- a CDS encoding GIY-YIG nuclease family protein is translated as MTDNSSQIVYVLTNPAIPNLVKIGKTTQLEVNARLRQLYSTGVPFPFECAFACQVKNAAEVEKALHTAFKKNRVNPNREFFEIEPDQAIAILKLLRVDDITTQFEQQMEAEIAAADKHSAQTFKRHHRPHMNFYELGIPAGSVLIAKNGQLQVTVADEKKVNLQGKVCSLTEATRHLLQLPQGAPIQPSPYWWFGNKTVKEIYEEFHAVENEDEG